In the genome of Gordonia rubripertincta, one region contains:
- a CDS encoding TetR/AcrR family transcriptional regulator codes for MPREGFATRRRAALFDALLELILRDGFAHLSIADLAAELRCSKSTLYTLAASKEQLVTATVTHFFRTATEQVEARVEASETPRERVIAYLVAVGEALAPASEAFMRDLDAFTPTRSLYELNTAAAATRVQKLIADGVAAGDFRNVDAAFAADLAASMMSRIQRREVWAATGLDDAAAYRQLASILTAGIDAG; via the coding sequence ATGCCACGCGAGGGTTTCGCAACGCGGCGTCGTGCCGCCCTGTTCGACGCCCTGCTCGAACTCATCCTGCGCGACGGCTTCGCCCACCTGTCGATCGCCGACCTCGCCGCCGAGCTGCGCTGCTCCAAGTCGACCCTGTACACCCTTGCGGCGAGCAAGGAACAGCTGGTCACCGCCACCGTCACCCACTTCTTCCGCACCGCGACCGAGCAGGTCGAGGCGAGGGTCGAGGCGTCGGAGACTCCCCGCGAGCGGGTCATCGCCTACCTGGTCGCGGTCGGCGAGGCGCTGGCACCGGCGTCCGAGGCGTTCATGCGCGACCTCGACGCCTTCACCCCGACCCGTTCGCTCTACGAACTCAACACCGCCGCAGCCGCCACCCGGGTTCAGAAACTGATCGCCGACGGAGTCGCTGCCGGGGACTTCCGCAATGTCGACGCCGCCTTCGCCGCTGACCTCGCCGCCTCGATGATGAGCCGCATCCAGCGCCGCGAGGTGTGGGCGGCCACCGGGCTCGACGACGCCGCCGCGTACCGCCAGCTCGCCAGCATCCTCACGGCAGGGATCGACGCGGGATAG
- a CDS encoding acyl-CoA dehydrogenase family protein produces MPVDRLLPNDEARDLIALVRDIADKRMAPIASEYEKERKYPEGLFAELGEAGLLGLPYPTEWDGGGQPYEVYLQVLEELGARWASVAVAVSVHGLACHPLFNFGTEEQKQRWLPDLLNGKLIGAYSLSEPQAGSDAAALACRATPTEGGYTMTGSKAWITHGGIADVYNVFARTGEGSKGISCLFVARDTEGLTFGKPEDKMGLHAVPTTGASYDDAFIEEDRRLGAEGQGLQIAFSALDSGRLGIAAVATGLAQAALDAAVDYAQERAAFGRKIIDHQGLSFVLADMAAAVDSARATYLDAARRRDAGMEYSRAAATAKLVATDAAMKVTTDAVQVFGGYGYTRDFPVERYMREAKITQIFEGTNQIQRLVIGRALAK; encoded by the coding sequence ATGCCGGTCGACCGCTTGCTCCCCAACGACGAGGCTCGCGACCTGATCGCGCTGGTCCGCGACATCGCCGACAAGCGGATGGCGCCGATAGCGAGCGAGTACGAGAAGGAGCGGAAGTACCCGGAAGGCCTGTTCGCCGAGCTCGGTGAGGCCGGCCTCCTCGGCCTGCCGTACCCGACCGAGTGGGACGGCGGCGGCCAGCCCTACGAGGTGTACCTGCAGGTGCTCGAGGAGCTCGGCGCACGATGGGCGTCGGTCGCGGTCGCCGTCAGCGTGCATGGCCTCGCCTGCCATCCGCTGTTCAACTTCGGCACCGAGGAGCAGAAGCAGCGCTGGCTCCCGGACCTGTTGAACGGCAAGCTGATCGGCGCCTACAGCCTGAGTGAACCGCAGGCCGGTTCCGACGCCGCGGCCCTCGCGTGCCGCGCGACCCCGACCGAGGGCGGTTACACGATGACCGGCTCCAAGGCGTGGATCACACATGGCGGCATCGCCGATGTCTACAACGTCTTCGCGCGCACCGGCGAGGGCTCGAAGGGCATCTCGTGCCTGTTCGTCGCCCGCGACACCGAGGGTCTGACCTTCGGCAAGCCCGAGGACAAGATGGGTCTGCACGCGGTCCCGACCACCGGCGCGTCGTACGACGACGCTTTCATCGAGGAGGATCGTCGCCTCGGCGCCGAGGGCCAGGGTTTGCAGATCGCGTTCTCCGCACTGGATTCCGGACGACTGGGCATCGCCGCGGTGGCGACCGGTCTGGCGCAGGCCGCTCTCGACGCGGCCGTCGACTACGCGCAGGAGCGAGCCGCGTTCGGCCGCAAGATCATCGACCACCAGGGGTTGTCGTTCGTGCTGGCCGACATGGCCGCCGCCGTCGACTCGGCACGTGCCACCTACCTCGACGCGGCGCGTCGTCGGGATGCGGGCATGGAGTACTCGCGGGCCGCGGCGACCGCGAAGCTCGTCGCGACCGACGCCGCCATGAAGGTCACCACCGATGCGGTGCAGGTCTTCGGCGGCTACGGCTACACCCGCGACTTCCCGGTCGAGCGCTACATGCGCGAGGCCAAGATCACGCAGATCTTCGAGGGAACCAACCAGATCCAGCGTCTCGTGATCGGGCGCGCGCTCGCGAAGTGA
- a CDS encoding hemerythrin domain-containing protein has product MTTHPAATAFPIQLRLPGQAAAPEGPIDPFMMYVLHHAFRRDLADFAAAVPRTKLDDPGTWRALADRWTMFATALHHHHNGEDLELWPLLEERCDETEQRVLEAMDAEHDQIDPILEECTAGFTAMVAHPNEQTRAELTDALVRARPVLGDHLAHEETDAIAIVQRRMTLRDWEDFEAKMSKQSGLGEMLKMSPMMVKGLSDADREVVFARIPGILKLLVKLGGPRFRRLDGRAFYYLNR; this is encoded by the coding sequence ATGACGACCCATCCCGCCGCCACCGCGTTCCCGATCCAGCTCCGCCTGCCCGGTCAGGCCGCCGCACCCGAGGGGCCGATCGACCCGTTCATGATGTACGTCCTCCACCACGCGTTCCGCCGGGACCTCGCCGACTTCGCCGCGGCCGTCCCGCGTACCAAGCTCGACGACCCCGGCACCTGGCGCGCCCTCGCCGACCGGTGGACGATGTTCGCCACGGCCCTGCATCACCACCACAACGGGGAGGACCTCGAGCTGTGGCCGCTGCTCGAGGAACGCTGCGACGAGACCGAGCAGCGCGTGCTCGAGGCGATGGACGCCGAACACGACCAGATCGACCCGATCCTCGAGGAGTGCACCGCCGGTTTCACAGCGATGGTCGCCCACCCGAACGAACAGACCCGCGCGGAGCTGACCGACGCCCTCGTGCGCGCCCGGCCGGTCCTCGGCGATCACCTCGCCCATGAGGAGACCGACGCGATCGCCATCGTGCAGCGTCGGATGACGTTGCGCGACTGGGAGGACTTCGAAGCGAAGATGAGCAAGCAGTCGGGCCTCGGCGAGATGCTGAAGATGAGCCCGATGATGGTCAAGGGACTGTCCGACGCCGACCGCGAGGTGGTGTTCGCCCGCATCCCCGGGATCCTCAAGCTGCTCGTCAAGCTCGGCGGACCGCGTTTCCGTCGCCTCGACGGCCGCGCGTTCTACTACCTGAACCGATGA
- a CDS encoding PQQ-binding-like beta-propeller repeat protein, protein MSLNKDSRPDPNATTPTGTWRAQPDPYASTQFGQSPFPPTGMAPPVGPPGYPPPGHPSPGYPPPGWQQPLGYPPPGYPPPGWQPPSRRRSKTKAYVITGIALACVLALVAGGVVWWKSTRSSEESDLLAGQLTGSYPTAPSAEWTIGAASMGANSYVSPLTAESSYRTLGAVHDDQTLVTLLRADPGSSTFGHRVLGIDVASGKRWIFDQPVSSCSDQIVDHTIACLGSASAQFIDTRTGRSVGSVGVPQSAFGIAFNGSAAFVRQFGGAQGQMTLIKLTPRGTEWQKTVTLPEALPSGDSSQFTATDKFVASADGVIGVVSADDGRVVYTSPGRTGIGRLPDGSLMLLSGSLNGGQPQNGPVVHLRADGTTARYAGVDVQVPVVATAEQRDRTMVGGTYVDLSDGRSLWSVPGTDNLAVAALVADDREFVYVRSGDVVAADSATGEQRWTAESAGYGGRTGYGVTDGERLIFPSDDGVAAVDLTDGSPQWSLPAMSIGNTGTDGGSPKPARTFAIGNRLVTLTSTTITGFAPTGPRAIVPGTTRGSERDSRSGGTEYVTPCGSPPIFTPQIFRTAAGGLVVTMKVTAKCPGGDVLYGPQTRITISDGNGLIASGNFDFQQAPVAVPSDDGSDLTLELTYPPGSFFRLPDTLNDGTSAGAGSAGSGSGGSGAGGGQVLVDCEKGPTSGPAPSLSVPDSGMSTSSVATGAAFPAGTNIIGTSVNALRVQADSDRAFILANLNNRWVAQLSSKRPGLVADGRTWNDQAILDEFLALRLRFNDVRLLYSDEWPVFSYQGWWVTVAAATFPGPVEANNWCRTQGFDPDHCFAKLVSTTAGPDGSTLYWK, encoded by the coding sequence GTGTCGCTGAACAAGGACAGTCGCCCGGACCCGAACGCCACGACGCCGACCGGAACCTGGCGGGCGCAACCCGACCCGTACGCGTCGACACAGTTCGGCCAGAGTCCCTTTCCGCCCACCGGCATGGCGCCGCCGGTGGGACCGCCCGGTTACCCGCCGCCCGGCCACCCATCGCCGGGATACCCACCGCCCGGCTGGCAGCAACCGCTCGGGTATCCACCTCCCGGGTATCCGCCGCCCGGCTGGCAACCGCCGTCCCGGCGCCGGTCGAAGACCAAGGCGTATGTCATCACCGGGATCGCACTGGCATGCGTACTCGCCCTCGTCGCCGGCGGCGTCGTGTGGTGGAAGTCGACGCGGTCCTCGGAGGAGTCCGACCTGCTTGCCGGACAGCTCACCGGGTCGTACCCGACGGCTCCGAGTGCGGAATGGACGATCGGTGCGGCGTCGATGGGGGCGAATTCGTACGTGTCACCGCTGACGGCGGAATCGTCCTACCGAACCTTGGGCGCGGTACACGACGACCAGACACTCGTGACTCTGCTCCGAGCGGACCCCGGTAGCTCTACCTTCGGACACCGTGTGCTGGGTATCGATGTCGCATCGGGAAAGCGATGGATATTCGACCAACCGGTGTCGTCATGCTCCGATCAGATCGTCGATCACACCATTGCGTGCCTCGGCAGCGCGAGCGCCCAATTCATCGACACGCGAACCGGACGCTCCGTCGGCAGCGTGGGGGTGCCGCAGTCCGCCTTCGGTATCGCATTCAACGGCAGCGCGGCTTTCGTGCGGCAGTTCGGTGGCGCGCAAGGCCAGATGACGCTGATCAAGCTGACGCCACGGGGCACCGAGTGGCAGAAGACAGTGACCCTCCCCGAGGCATTACCGAGTGGGGACTCGTCGCAGTTCACGGCGACGGACAAGTTCGTCGCAAGCGCCGACGGAGTCATCGGGGTGGTGTCCGCCGACGACGGACGTGTGGTCTACACGAGCCCTGGCCGGACCGGCATAGGCCGTCTCCCGGACGGCTCGCTGATGTTGCTGAGCGGCAGCCTGAACGGCGGACAGCCGCAGAACGGGCCCGTGGTGCACCTGCGGGCCGACGGCACCACCGCCCGGTACGCGGGTGTCGACGTCCAGGTCCCCGTGGTGGCGACCGCCGAGCAACGCGACCGGACGATGGTCGGCGGCACCTATGTCGATCTCAGCGATGGTCGGTCCCTGTGGTCGGTGCCGGGTACCGACAATCTCGCGGTCGCCGCGCTTGTCGCGGACGACCGCGAGTTCGTCTACGTGCGGAGCGGGGATGTCGTGGCGGCGGACAGCGCCACCGGGGAACAGCGGTGGACCGCGGAGTCAGCCGGTTACGGCGGACGTACGGGCTACGGAGTAACTGATGGCGAACGTCTGATCTTCCCGTCGGATGACGGCGTGGCCGCCGTCGACCTGACCGACGGTTCGCCGCAGTGGTCGTTACCCGCAATGTCGATCGGAAACACCGGAACGGATGGCGGGTCGCCCAAACCTGCGCGCACCTTCGCCATCGGCAATCGCCTGGTTACCTTGACCTCGACCACGATCACCGGTTTCGCGCCGACGGGTCCGCGGGCGATCGTCCCGGGAACCACCCGGGGGAGCGAACGCGACTCGCGCAGCGGCGGAACCGAATACGTCACCCCATGCGGATCCCCGCCGATCTTCACGCCGCAGATCTTCCGCACCGCTGCGGGCGGTCTCGTCGTGACGATGAAGGTCACGGCGAAATGCCCCGGCGGCGACGTCCTGTACGGGCCGCAGACCCGGATCACGATCTCCGACGGCAACGGTCTCATCGCGTCGGGCAATTTCGATTTTCAGCAAGCGCCGGTCGCGGTTCCCTCCGACGACGGTTCGGACCTCACCCTGGAACTGACCTACCCGCCGGGCAGCTTCTTTCGGCTTCCGGACACGCTGAACGACGGAACGTCCGCTGGGGCGGGTTCCGCGGGGTCGGGTTCTGGCGGTTCGGGTGCCGGTGGCGGACAGGTCCTCGTCGACTGCGAGAAAGGCCCTACATCGGGCCCGGCACCGTCGCTGAGCGTGCCGGACTCCGGCATGTCGACGTCTTCGGTCGCCACGGGGGCGGCCTTCCCGGCGGGGACGAACATCATCGGGACCAGCGTGAACGCGCTGCGAGTCCAAGCTGACTCGGACCGCGCGTTCATTCTGGCGAATCTGAACAATCGGTGGGTCGCGCAGTTGAGTTCGAAGCGGCCAGGACTCGTGGCGGATGGCCGCACCTGGAACGACCAGGCCATTCTCGACGAGTTCCTCGCACTTCGGTTGCGGTTCAACGACGTTCGTCTCCTATACAGTGACGAGTGGCCGGTGTTCTCCTATCAGGGCTGGTGGGTAACGGTCGCCGCGGCGACGTTCCCGGGCCCGGTCGAGGCGAACAACTGGTGCCGAACCCAGGGCTTCGACCCTGACCACTGCTTCGCCAAACTGGTGAGCACCACGGCCGGTCCGGACGGCTCGACGCTGTACTGGAAGTAG
- a CDS encoding acyl-CoA dehydrogenase family protein, with protein sequence MDFSPSPRSAELTERVRAFVTNEIEPVEPEIHRDIKERRDGDGNPWTPSPIIAELQAKARSEGLWNLFLPAAHAGRYAADFGTDGGEGLSNVDYAPIAEAMGSSALSPVIFNCNAPDTGNMEVLLRYGSEEQREQWLEPLLRADIRSAFCMTEPAVASSDATNMAATAVLDGDDVVINGTKWFSTGVGHPDCKVLIFMGVTDAEADRKSRHTMVLIPIDTPGVKVDRMLTTMGYFDEPFGHGEVSFTDVRVPASNILLGPGRAFEIAQGRLGPGRVHHCMRAIGLAERALELGVKRALSREAFGKQLARLGGNSERIADARIAINRSRLLVHHAAWLLDQGMSREALSAVSEIKVEVPNMALAVIDMAIQLHGGAGMTDDFPLAQAWVGARSLRLADGPDEVHRNVVARLELGKYR encoded by the coding sequence ATGGATTTCTCTCCGTCACCGCGGTCCGCCGAACTCACCGAGCGCGTGCGGGCGTTCGTCACCAACGAGATCGAACCCGTCGAACCCGAGATCCATCGGGACATCAAGGAACGGCGCGACGGGGACGGCAATCCCTGGACGCCGTCGCCGATCATCGCCGAACTGCAGGCGAAAGCACGGTCGGAAGGTCTCTGGAATCTCTTCCTGCCGGCCGCGCACGCCGGCCGATACGCCGCGGACTTCGGCACCGACGGGGGAGAGGGCCTGTCCAACGTCGACTACGCCCCGATCGCCGAGGCGATGGGATCGTCGGCGCTGTCGCCGGTCATCTTCAACTGCAACGCCCCCGACACCGGCAACATGGAGGTCCTGCTGCGCTACGGCTCCGAGGAGCAGCGCGAGCAATGGCTGGAACCGTTGCTGCGCGCCGACATCCGCAGCGCGTTCTGCATGACCGAGCCGGCCGTCGCGTCGTCGGATGCCACCAACATGGCCGCGACCGCGGTCCTCGACGGCGACGACGTCGTCATCAACGGCACCAAGTGGTTCTCCACCGGCGTCGGGCACCCCGACTGCAAGGTCCTGATCTTCATGGGCGTCACCGACGCCGAGGCCGACCGCAAGTCGCGGCACACCATGGTGCTCATCCCGATCGACACCCCCGGGGTCAAGGTCGACCGGATGCTCACCACCATGGGTTATTTCGACGAGCCGTTCGGCCACGGCGAGGTGTCCTTCACCGACGTGCGTGTTCCGGCGTCGAACATCCTCCTCGGACCCGGCCGCGCCTTCGAGATCGCCCAGGGCCGCCTCGGGCCGGGACGCGTCCACCACTGCATGCGCGCCATCGGCCTGGCCGAGCGTGCGTTGGAACTCGGTGTGAAGCGCGCACTCTCGCGGGAGGCGTTCGGCAAGCAGCTGGCCCGCCTCGGCGGCAACAGCGAACGCATCGCCGACGCCCGCATCGCGATTAACCGCTCACGACTTCTCGTCCACCACGCCGCCTGGCTGCTCGACCAGGGCATGTCGCGGGAGGCGTTGTCGGCGGTCAGCGAGATCAAGGTCGAGGTGCCCAACATGGCCCTGGCGGTGATCGACATGGCCATCCAGCTGCACGGCGGTGCCGGTATGACCGACGACTTCCCGCTCGCCCAGGCGTGGGTCGGGGCGCGCTCGCTCCGCCTGGCCGACGGCCCGGATGAGGTGCACCGCAACGTCGTTGCGCGTCTCGAACTCGGCAAGTACCGCTGA
- a CDS encoding phosphotransferase family protein, with protein MADQVTEAREVREEDAFDVEAVASWLRTAAPDVEGLDAVPEVRQFAGGASNLTFLLRYPTRDLILRRAPRGTKARGAHDMRREYRIQSELAGVIRYIAPMIAFCDDDSVLGADFYVMGRIDGVIPRKEWPADVPLDADQARQLCFNFIDTLVEVHSVDPSKTGLGDLGKGLGYVRRQVDGWTTRFRNAHTDDVPDFEEAMAWLAENQPDDVANCIIHNDFKLDNVVLDRDDPTKVVGILDWEMATLGDPLMDLAGSMAYWIQADDTDELQLMRRVPTNMPGMITRAEFVERYCKRMGFEMSPERWRWYEAFGLFRAVVIAQQIYYRFYHGQTTNKDFERLGFAVGIIGKRLNEIVGG; from the coding sequence ATGGCTGACCAGGTGACCGAGGCGCGCGAGGTTCGGGAAGAGGACGCGTTCGACGTCGAGGCGGTGGCATCGTGGCTGCGCACCGCGGCGCCGGATGTCGAGGGGCTCGACGCGGTGCCCGAGGTACGGCAATTCGCCGGTGGCGCATCCAATCTCACCTTCCTGCTGCGGTATCCGACGCGGGACCTGATCCTGCGTCGGGCACCGCGCGGCACCAAGGCCCGCGGGGCGCACGACATGCGCCGCGAATACCGCATCCAGTCCGAGCTCGCCGGGGTGATCCGCTACATCGCACCGATGATCGCCTTCTGCGACGACGACTCGGTCCTCGGCGCCGATTTCTACGTCATGGGCCGCATCGACGGCGTCATTCCGCGCAAGGAATGGCCGGCCGACGTCCCGCTCGATGCCGACCAGGCGCGGCAGCTCTGCTTCAACTTCATCGACACCCTCGTCGAGGTGCACTCGGTCGACCCGTCGAAGACCGGGCTCGGTGACCTCGGCAAGGGGCTCGGTTATGTCCGCAGGCAGGTCGACGGCTGGACCACCCGATTCCGCAATGCGCACACCGACGACGTCCCCGATTTCGAGGAGGCGATGGCCTGGCTGGCCGAGAACCAGCCCGACGATGTCGCGAACTGCATCATCCACAACGACTTCAAACTCGACAACGTGGTGCTGGACAGAGATGACCCGACCAAGGTCGTCGGCATCCTGGACTGGGAGATGGCCACCCTCGGTGATCCGCTCATGGACCTCGCCGGCTCGATGGCCTACTGGATTCAGGCCGACGACACTGACGAGCTACAACTGATGCGGCGCGTCCCGACGAACATGCCGGGGATGATCACCCGCGCCGAGTTCGTCGAACGGTACTGCAAGCGTATGGGTTTCGAGATGTCACCGGAGCGGTGGCGGTGGTACGAGGCGTTCGGGCTCTTCCGGGCCGTGGTCATCGCCCAGCAGATCTATTACCGCTTCTACCACGGGCAGACCACCAACAAGGACTTCGAACGGCTGGGCTTCGCGGTGGGGATCATCGGAAAGCGGCTGAACGAGATCGTCGGCGGCTGA
- a CDS encoding TetR/AcrR family transcriptional regulator: MKTPSASRAERTGQKILDAAMSSLLAKGLKRTSIEAIAALAGVSHMTVYRRWPHKEDLFSDLLSREADELFARVDRELAGTGDPRERLIEGFAAIFWSFYDHPLLAREYAADPATTLRVLTVSSAPVFDRAVDYLAARVVGLTTGDAPLGDDEARRVAEVMVRITHSLLLTTLETRPFANRAEVGAWGREHVGWILFSAD, translated from the coding sequence GTGAAGACGCCGAGCGCGTCCCGGGCCGAGCGGACGGGGCAGAAGATCCTCGATGCGGCGATGTCGTCGTTGCTCGCGAAGGGGCTCAAACGGACGTCGATCGAGGCGATCGCCGCGCTGGCCGGCGTGTCCCACATGACCGTCTACCGTCGCTGGCCGCATAAGGAGGATCTCTTCTCCGACCTGCTCTCGCGTGAGGCCGACGAGTTGTTCGCCCGCGTCGACCGGGAACTGGCGGGAACAGGGGATCCGCGGGAGCGGCTCATCGAGGGATTCGCGGCGATCTTCTGGTCGTTCTACGACCACCCACTACTGGCCCGCGAGTACGCGGCGGACCCGGCGACGACGCTGCGGGTGCTGACGGTGTCGTCGGCGCCGGTCTTCGACCGCGCCGTCGATTATCTGGCCGCCCGAGTGGTGGGCCTGACGACCGGGGATGCCCCGCTCGGCGACGACGAGGCGCGGCGGGTCGCCGAGGTCATGGTCCGCATCACACATTCGCTCCTGCTGACCACGCTCGAGACACGTCCGTTCGCGAACCGCGCCGAGGTGGGTGCGTGGGGACGCGAACACGTCGGGTGGATTCTCTTCTCGGCGGACTGA
- a CDS encoding DUF2530 domain-containing protein: MPDTVDVPELPRALRAPEPVIVVGMVAWLVATVVVAVTDLGGGHALTICLVGLGVGLLGTTIVLVQRAGVRRGARGAQEGLD, from the coding sequence ATGCCGGATACAGTCGACGTCCCCGAACTGCCCCGCGCGCTGCGTGCGCCCGAGCCGGTGATCGTGGTCGGGATGGTCGCCTGGCTGGTCGCGACGGTGGTCGTCGCGGTCACCGATCTCGGCGGCGGCCACGCGCTGACGATCTGTCTGGTCGGGCTGGGCGTGGGACTGCTGGGTACCACGATCGTGCTGGTCCAGCGGGCGGGAGTCCGACGCGGGGCCCGCGGCGCACAGGAGGGTCTGGACTAG
- a CDS encoding NCS2 family permease: MPKDVPSESRDLTPADDPADNSSETTTDAADTGAAEAPPEDTGPSTTRGARTATPNGAIDRFFKISERGSTLNREFRGGLVTFFTMAYIVVLNPIIIGGIPGGEKNADVLGNVLPLAQVAAVTALVAGVMSILFGLVANYPFAIAAGLGINSLLAVSIAPEVTWPEAMGLVVVDGIIIVLLAVTGFRTAVFNAVPSELKAAIAAGIGAFIAFIGFVDAGFVKRIPDAAGTTVPVQLGSDNSIATIPTLIFALGVLIMGVLVVRKVPGGLLIGIAITTVLSVVLERVFDYGSSMDNPSGWGLTVPDIPTALGGLPDLSLVGDVDLFGAFTRIGVLAASVFVFALVLSNFFDAMGTMTGLGKEAGLADEKGNLPGIGRALVVEGTGAIAGGAASASSNTVFVESASGIAEGARTGLANVVTGVLFLVAMFLTPIYEVIPLEAIAPALVVVGAMMIGQLTAVDFRRFDFALPAFLTVVTMPFTYSIANGIGIGFISWVVMATAAGKARSVHPLLWLVAAVFVAYFARGPISDLIG, translated from the coding sequence GTGCCAAAAGATGTCCCGAGTGAGTCCCGCGATCTGACACCCGCCGACGACCCCGCTGACAACTCGTCCGAGACGACGACCGACGCGGCCGACACGGGTGCTGCCGAGGCGCCACCCGAGGACACCGGCCCCTCGACCACCAGGGGAGCTAGGACGGCGACGCCGAACGGCGCGATCGACCGCTTCTTCAAGATCTCCGAGCGCGGCTCGACGCTCAACCGCGAGTTCCGCGGAGGCCTGGTCACGTTCTTCACGATGGCCTACATCGTGGTGCTCAACCCGATCATCATCGGCGGCATACCCGGCGGCGAGAAGAACGCCGACGTGCTCGGCAACGTGCTGCCACTGGCGCAGGTCGCCGCGGTCACCGCACTCGTCGCGGGCGTGATGTCGATCCTGTTCGGCCTCGTCGCCAACTATCCGTTCGCGATCGCCGCCGGTCTCGGGATCAACAGTCTTCTCGCGGTCTCGATCGCACCAGAGGTGACCTGGCCGGAGGCGATGGGCCTCGTCGTGGTCGACGGCATCATCATCGTGCTGCTGGCGGTGACAGGCTTCCGCACGGCGGTGTTCAACGCGGTCCCGAGCGAACTCAAGGCGGCCATCGCCGCCGGTATCGGCGCGTTCATCGCCTTCATCGGCTTCGTCGACGCCGGTTTCGTCAAACGCATCCCGGACGCCGCCGGCACCACGGTGCCGGTGCAGCTGGGCAGCGACAACTCGATCGCCACCATTCCGACGCTCATCTTCGCGCTCGGTGTGCTGATCATGGGTGTTCTGGTGGTGCGAAAGGTCCCCGGCGGTCTGCTGATCGGCATCGCGATCACCACTGTCCTGTCGGTCGTGCTCGAGCGCGTCTTCGACTACGGCTCGAGCATGGACAACCCGTCGGGCTGGGGTCTCACCGTGCCCGACATCCCCACCGCGCTGGGCGGATTGCCCGACCTGAGCCTCGTCGGCGACGTCGACCTGTTCGGCGCGTTCACCCGCATCGGTGTACTGGCGGCATCGGTCTTCGTGTTCGCCCTAGTCCTGTCGAACTTCTTCGACGCGATGGGGACGATGACCGGCCTCGGCAAGGAAGCCGGCCTGGCCGATGAGAAGGGCAACCTCCCCGGCATTGGCCGTGCGCTGGTGGTCGAGGGGACCGGAGCCATCGCCGGCGGTGCCGCGTCGGCGTCGTCGAACACAGTGTTCGTCGAATCGGCCTCGGGCATCGCCGAGGGTGCGCGAACTGGTCTGGCGAACGTCGTCACCGGCGTGCTGTTCCTGGTCGCCATGTTCCTCACCCCGATCTACGAGGTGATCCCGCTCGAGGCGATCGCGCCGGCTCTCGTGGTGGTGGGCGCGATGATGATCGGGCAGTTGACGGCCGTGGACTTCCGCCGTTTCGACTTCGCGTTGCCGGCCTTCCTCACCGTCGTGACGATGCCCTTCACCTACTCCATCGCGAACGGCATCGGTATCGGCTTCATCAGTTGGGTTGTCATGGCCACCGCGGCAGGCAAGGCCCGCTCCGTCCATCCGTTGCTGTGGCTGGTGGCTGCCGTATTCGTCGCCTACTTCGCGCGTGGACCGATCTCCGACCTCATCGGCTAA
- a CDS encoding MarR family winged helix-turn-helix transcriptional regulator yields the protein MHSPYGDDGSLSGDLSLAVVRLARRLRGRRENKLVSLTQLSALYTLHHEGPMTPGALAQAERVRPPSMTRVIASLSDLGMIKREPHPTDGRQAIVTLSPAGVEVIKEELAAREAWLSNRLRELTPSERDALREGVRIFNKILTKPDTELPRPRAV from the coding sequence ATGCATTCACCGTATGGTGACGACGGAAGTCTCTCCGGGGACTTGTCCCTCGCCGTGGTACGACTCGCGCGCCGTCTGAGAGGGCGGCGCGAGAACAAGTTGGTCTCTCTGACGCAGCTCTCGGCGCTCTACACGCTGCATCACGAAGGCCCGATGACCCCCGGCGCCCTCGCCCAGGCCGAGCGGGTCCGGCCGCCGTCCATGACGAGGGTGATCGCCTCGCTGTCGGACCTCGGGATGATCAAGCGTGAACCGCACCCGACGGACGGCCGTCAGGCGATCGTGACGCTCTCGCCGGCCGGCGTGGAGGTCATCAAAGAGGAGCTGGCGGCACGCGAGGCCTGGCTGAGCAACCGTCTGCGCGAACTCACGCCAAGCGAACGCGACGCCCTCCGGGAGGGCGTGAGGATCTTCAACAAGATACTCACCAAGCCCGACACCGAGCTCCCTCGACCTCGGGCGGTGTAG